One region of Streptomyces davaonensis JCM 4913 genomic DNA includes:
- a CDS encoding exopolysaccharide biosynthesis polyprenyl glycosylphosphotransferase, whose amino-acid sequence MTADSTVPPPGGQPRDPGFSPVSVMPRRGPAAGFRFPARRPRPRPASPVPLLAADTVAALLGTLALTGAQRRPLLVALLVAASLLLRPHLPRPTTGVLDELPAVCGRITVAWLALATAVALHAPGRPLTWRTLLLGFLVQCAASCALRALVHRRRTTALLQRPRAALVIGPAATAQRVAAGVLRHPRCGVRPVGIVADDPDGTEGLPVLTTGEEVERALIQNGVRDVLAVHPSVRSGRAPLLRALAESGCAVWEVDADSPAYAGRGQLAGFACRRLDMGTARRRGSVGKRLLDVTVSGTLLLLVSPLLLVCAVVLRLTDGPGVVFRQERIGKDGRPFTLLKFRTHRPVDEHESATRWSVADEVRMSWFCRFLRRSSLDELLQLWNVLWGDMSLVGPRPERPYFVAKFSQTYPGYAARHRMQTGITGLAQIQGLRGDTSIEDRARFDNAYIDNWSLWQDICILLRTAASLVRPTGS is encoded by the coding sequence GTGACTGCCGACAGCACCGTCCCCCCGCCCGGCGGTCAGCCACGGGATCCCGGTTTCTCGCCCGTCTCCGTCATGCCCCGGCGCGGCCCGGCCGCCGGTTTCCGCTTCCCGGCCCGGAGACCCCGCCCGCGTCCCGCCTCCCCCGTACCCCTGCTCGCCGCGGACACCGTCGCCGCGCTGCTGGGCACCCTGGCGCTCACCGGCGCCCAGCGCCGCCCGCTGCTGGTCGCGCTGCTGGTGGCGGCCTCGCTGCTGCTGCGCCCGCACCTGCCCCGACCCACCACCGGCGTACTGGACGAACTGCCCGCCGTCTGCGGCCGGATCACGGTGGCCTGGCTGGCGCTGGCCACCGCCGTCGCCCTGCACGCCCCGGGCCGACCGCTCACCTGGCGCACCCTGCTGCTCGGTTTCCTTGTCCAGTGCGCGGCGAGCTGCGCGCTGCGCGCGCTGGTGCACCGGCGACGGACCACCGCCCTGCTCCAACGGCCGCGCGCCGCGCTGGTCATCGGCCCGGCCGCGACCGCGCAGCGGGTGGCCGCCGGGGTGCTGCGCCATCCGCGGTGCGGGGTGCGGCCGGTGGGCATCGTCGCCGACGACCCCGACGGCACCGAGGGCCTGCCCGTGCTGACCACCGGCGAGGAGGTGGAGCGGGCGCTGATCCAGAACGGCGTCCGCGACGTCCTCGCCGTGCATCCGTCGGTACGGTCCGGGCGGGCGCCGTTGCTGCGCGCGCTCGCCGAGTCGGGGTGCGCGGTGTGGGAGGTCGACGCGGACTCCCCGGCCTACGCCGGCCGCGGCCAGCTCGCCGGGTTCGCCTGCCGACGGCTGGACATGGGGACGGCCCGGCGGCGCGGCAGCGTGGGCAAGCGACTGCTCGACGTGACCGTGTCCGGGACGCTGTTGCTGCTGGTCAGCCCGCTGCTGCTGGTGTGCGCCGTAGTACTGCGGCTGACCGACGGACCCGGTGTGGTCTTCCGGCAGGAGCGCATCGGCAAGGACGGGCGCCCCTTCACCCTGCTGAAGTTCCGTACCCACCGCCCGGTCGACGAGCACGAGTCGGCGACCCGCTGGAGCGTGGCCGACGAGGTGCGCATGTCGTGGTTCTGCCGCTTCCTGCGCCGCAGTTCGCTGGACGAGCTGCTCCAGCTGTGGAACGTGCTGTGGGGCGATATGAGCCTGGTCGGCCCGCGCCCCGAACGCCCTTACTTCGTCGCGAAGTTCAGCCAGACCTACCCCGGCTACGCGGCCCGCCACCGGATGCAGACCGGCATCACCGGGCTGGCCCAGATCCAGGGGCTGCGCGGCGACACCTCCATCGAGGACCGGGCGCGGTTCGACAACGCCTATATCGACAACTGGTCGCTGTGGCAGGACATCTGCATCCTGCTGCGCACGGCGGCCTCGCTCGTGCGTCCGACGGGGAGCTGA
- a CDS encoding glycosyltransferase: MHLSATDPPPRVLHLTQPVDGGVARVVTELARAQLTAGLRVTVACPRSALATELGALGAEVHAWSATRAPGPTLVREVRLLTRLIEDVRPDLVHAHSAKAGLAGRLAVRGRIPTVFQPHAWSFEAVGGAMAALALNWERRSARWAARVVCVSEAERLTGVRAGIHGRYTVIPNGIDPERFHPAAVGTVRAGLLPDLDPAAPLVVCVGRLCRQKGQDVLLRAWATVTEQVPGARLVLVGDGPDGGPLRARAPKSVLFAGAVADAAPWYQAADLVVLPSRWEGMALAPLEAMACGRPVVVTEVDGARESLPPSLAPHCLVPPRDPARLAAAVTELLRDPLLRESLGHQGRRHVLSTHDVRHTAEAVAEVYRDLLAHPVPSEYRESIHS, translated from the coding sequence ATGCATCTGTCAGCCACCGACCCTCCGCCTCGGGTCCTGCATCTGACCCAGCCCGTGGACGGCGGGGTCGCCCGCGTCGTGACAGAACTGGCGCGTGCCCAGCTCACGGCCGGTCTCCGCGTCACCGTCGCCTGTCCACGCAGCGCCCTGGCCACGGAACTGGGGGCGCTCGGCGCCGAGGTGCACGCCTGGTCCGCCACCCGCGCGCCGGGCCCGACACTCGTTCGAGAGGTGCGGCTGCTCACCCGGCTGATCGAGGACGTACGGCCCGATCTGGTGCACGCGCACAGCGCCAAGGCCGGTCTGGCCGGGCGGCTCGCGGTGCGGGGGCGGATCCCGACGGTCTTCCAGCCGCACGCCTGGTCGTTCGAGGCGGTCGGCGGTGCCATGGCGGCATTGGCGCTCAACTGGGAGCGCAGGTCGGCACGTTGGGCCGCACGAGTGGTGTGCGTGAGCGAGGCGGAGCGGCTGACCGGGGTACGCGCCGGGATCCACGGCCGGTACACGGTGATCCCCAACGGCATCGACCCCGAGCGCTTCCACCCCGCCGCCGTCGGCACCGTACGCGCCGGGCTGCTGCCGGACCTCGACCCCGCCGCACCGCTGGTGGTGTGCGTCGGACGGCTGTGCCGGCAGAAGGGCCAGGACGTGCTGCTGCGGGCCTGGGCCACGGTGACGGAACAGGTGCCCGGGGCCCGTCTCGTGCTGGTCGGCGACGGTCCCGACGGCGGCCCGCTGCGAGCCAGGGCGCCGAAGTCGGTGCTGTTCGCGGGGGCCGTCGCCGACGCCGCCCCCTGGTACCAGGCGGCCGATCTGGTCGTACTGCCCTCGCGCTGGGAGGGCATGGCGCTCGCCCCGCTGGAGGCGATGGCGTGCGGGCGCCCGGTGGTGGTGACCGAGGTGGACGGTGCCCGGGAGAGCCTGCCGCCCTCCCTCGCGCCGCACTGCCTGGTGCCCCCGCGCGACCCGGCCCGGCTCGCCGCCGCCGTCACCGAGCTGCTGCGCGACCCACTGCTGCGCGAGTCCCTCGGCCACCAGGGGCGCCGGCACGTCCTGTCCACGCACGACGTGCGGCACACCGCCGAGGCGGTCGCGGAGGTCTACCGCGACCTGCTGGCACACCCAGTGCCCTCCGAGTACAGGGAGTCCATCCACTCGTGA
- the chpG gene encoding chaplin ChpG codes for MSRIAKGLVLTSVAAAAVAGGAGIAAADAGAGAAAAHSPGVLSGNVVQVPVHIPVNVCGNTVNVIGLLNPAFGNTCVND; via the coding sequence ATGTCCCGTATCGCGAAGGGCCTGGTCCTTACGTCCGTTGCCGCTGCGGCTGTTGCGGGCGGCGCCGGTATCGCTGCCGCCGACGCCGGCGCGGGCGCTGCCGCCGCTCACTCCCCGGGCGTGCTGTCGGGCAACGTCGTCCAGGTCCCGGTTCACATCCCGGTCAACGTCTGCGGCAACACGGTCAACGTGATCGGTCTGCTGAACCCCGCGTTCGGCAACACCTGCGTCAACGACTGA
- a CDS encoding DUF5949 family protein — MTSTSSENRAFSAAELGTLVVMAWSGEAPGGDMPYLLAYTLGDGTAGPEGSTRAVEALLVNNGLPVGGELVDGASRPSLPVSLLVESGQAVVSMTGFNAQCSPPPEWLEAVGERGFAYFVFTTRPWPEAQPGKPVDPEALAAFAGATETLDAAAHVVLPARSLRG, encoded by the coding sequence GTGACCTCAACCTCAAGCGAAAACCGCGCCTTCAGCGCCGCCGAACTCGGCACGCTCGTCGTGATGGCCTGGAGCGGCGAGGCCCCCGGCGGCGACATGCCCTATCTGCTCGCCTACACCCTCGGCGACGGCACCGCGGGCCCGGAGGGTTCGACCAGGGCCGTCGAAGCGCTCCTGGTGAACAACGGCCTGCCGGTCGGCGGTGAGCTCGTCGACGGCGCGTCCCGGCCCAGCCTCCCGGTCAGCCTGCTCGTCGAATCCGGTCAGGCCGTCGTCAGCATGACCGGCTTCAACGCCCAGTGCAGCCCGCCGCCGGAGTGGCTGGAGGCGGTCGGCGAACGGGGCTTCGCCTACTTCGTGTTCACCACCCGTCCCTGGCCCGAGGCGCAGCCCGGCAAGCCGGTCGACCCGGAGGCGCTGGCCGCGTTCGCCGGTGCCACCGAGACCCTGGACGCCGCCGCGCACGTGGTGCTGCCGGCCCGCAGCCTGCGCGGCTGA
- a CDS encoding vitamin K epoxide reductase family protein encodes MATTAGRPERTVGAGWGFALLLVLTGAAGLLASWVITIDKFKLLEDPDFTPGCSLNPVVSCGSVMESDQAEAFGFPNPMLGLVAYGVVICVGVSLWAGARFPRWYWLGLGAGCLFGVGFVSWLQFESLYRINALCLWCCLAWIATIVLFWYVVSHLVTRQLLPAPGWLVTFFDEFTWAVAVLHLGIVGMLILTRWWDFWTS; translated from the coding sequence ATGGCCACGACCGCGGGACGGCCCGAGCGGACCGTGGGCGCCGGGTGGGGGTTCGCCCTGCTGCTGGTGCTCACCGGCGCCGCCGGGCTGCTGGCCTCCTGGGTCATCACCATCGACAAGTTCAAGCTGCTGGAGGATCCGGACTTCACTCCCGGATGCAGTCTGAACCCGGTGGTGTCCTGCGGCAGCGTGATGGAGAGCGACCAGGCCGAGGCCTTCGGGTTCCCCAACCCGATGCTGGGCCTGGTCGCCTACGGCGTCGTCATCTGCGTCGGCGTCAGCCTGTGGGCAGGGGCTCGGTTCCCGCGCTGGTACTGGCTCGGCCTCGGGGCGGGCTGTCTGTTCGGCGTCGGGTTCGTGTCCTGGCTCCAGTTCGAGTCGCTGTACCGGATCAACGCCCTGTGCCTGTGGTGCTGTCTGGCCTGGATCGCGACGATCGTCCTCTTCTGGTACGTCGTCTCGCACCTCGTCACCCGTCAACTCCTGCCCGCCCCCGGCTGGTTGGTGACGTTCTTCGACGAGTTCACCTGGGCGGTGGCGGTGCTGCACCTCGGGATCGTCGGGATGCTGATCCTGACCCGCTGGTGGGACTTCTGGACGAGCTGA
- a CDS encoding tyrosinase family oxidase copper chaperone produces the protein MVVGVGGMAVGTEPGTQGKARTGPVRGGRRDLLRGLLVAAGALALAPVVAASRPGAVQAEDKPGELAFDETYRGRHLRGIRTSDVRGGAPQWYVTVDGVPLHLMRRADGSWLSMIDHYASYATPLDAARGAVDELGPGQRLRDTGTDTREHHGVHA, from the coding sequence ATGGTCGTGGGTGTCGGTGGCATGGCCGTGGGGACGGAGCCGGGAACGCAAGGGAAGGCGAGAACCGGCCCGGTGCGCGGCGGTCGGCGGGACCTGCTGCGGGGGCTGCTGGTCGCGGCCGGGGCGCTGGCGCTGGCGCCCGTCGTCGCGGCTTCCCGGCCAGGCGCGGTACAGGCTGAGGACAAGCCCGGGGAGCTGGCCTTCGACGAGACCTATCGCGGCCGCCACCTGCGCGGCATCCGCACCTCGGACGTCCGCGGCGGCGCCCCGCAGTGGTACGTCACCGTCGACGGCGTACCTCTGCATCTGATGCGCCGGGCCGACGGCTCCTGGCTGAGCATGATCGACCACTACGCCTCGTACGCCACCCCGCTGGACGCGGCGCGGGGCGCCGTCGACGAACTGGGGCCGGGGCAGCGGCTGCGGGACACCGGGACGGACACGAGGGAACACCATGGCGTACACGCGTAA
- a CDS encoding tyrosinase family protein, protein MAYTRKDVSTLTRTERRRLVKAFLEVKRRGEYDEFVRMHIEYYVSDGEGGLRTAHMAPSFLPWHRQFLLDLERALRRVDSSVTLPYWDWTRNRTAGSVPWTADLLGGTGRITDRQVMTGPFAYAEGNWTIRESVTDGRFLTRDLGRRRDPIALPTKSDLEWALSDPVYDAGPWDSTVRKGFRNKLEGWGAGRGPVAWRNHNRVHRWVGGDMVGGASVNDPVFWLHHAFIDLCWTRWQRRHRVHRYLPAKPPASGDEQRGRIVARHEKLPPWDVTPDQLEDVSRIYRYA, encoded by the coding sequence ATGGCGTACACGCGTAAGGACGTCAGCACGCTGACCCGCACCGAGCGGCGGCGGCTGGTGAAGGCGTTCCTGGAGGTCAAACGGCGGGGCGAGTACGACGAGTTCGTGCGGATGCACATCGAGTACTACGTCTCCGACGGCGAGGGCGGACTGCGTACGGCCCATATGGCGCCCTCCTTCCTGCCCTGGCACCGGCAGTTCCTGCTGGATCTGGAGCGGGCGCTGCGCCGGGTGGACTCCTCGGTGACGCTGCCGTACTGGGACTGGACCAGGAACCGGACCGCCGGTTCCGTGCCCTGGACCGCGGATCTGCTCGGCGGCACCGGGCGGATCACCGACCGGCAGGTGATGACCGGGCCGTTCGCCTACGCGGAGGGCAACTGGACGATCCGGGAGAGCGTCACGGACGGGCGGTTCCTGACCCGGGACCTCGGTCGGCGGCGCGATCCGATCGCGCTGCCGACCAAGAGCGATCTGGAGTGGGCGCTGTCGGACCCGGTCTACGACGCCGGGCCGTGGGACTCCACCGTCCGCAAGGGGTTCCGCAACAAGCTGGAGGGGTGGGGCGCCGGGCGCGGGCCGGTGGCCTGGCGCAACCACAACCGGGTGCACCGCTGGGTCGGCGGGGACATGGTCGGCGGCGCGTCCGTCAACGACCCGGTGTTCTGGCTGCACCACGCCTTCATCGACCTGTGCTGGACGCGCTGGCAGCGGCGGCACCGGGTGCACCGCTACCTCCCGGCGAAGCCGCCCGCGTCCGGGGACGAGCAGCGGGGGCGGATCGTCGCGCGGCACGAGAAGCTGCCGCCGTGGGACGTGACGCCGGACCAGTTGGAGGACGTCAGCCGGATCTACCGGTACGCGTGA
- a CDS encoding chaplin: protein MSRIAKAAAVAVGTSAMVVGGAGMALADAGADGTAAHSPGVASGNVVQVPIHVPVNLCGNTVNVIALLNPAFGNTCVNADDHKDKHGGGHGHGNGYGD, encoded by the coding sequence ATGTCTCGCATCGCGAAGGCAGCCGCTGTAGCCGTCGGCACCAGTGCCATGGTGGTCGGCGGGGCCGGAATGGCCCTGGCGGACGCGGGCGCAGACGGCACGGCCGCGCACTCGCCCGGCGTCGCCTCGGGCAACGTCGTCCAGGTCCCGATCCACGTCCCCGTCAACCTGTGCGGGAACACCGTCAACGTGATCGCCCTGCTGAACCCGGCCTTCGGCAACACCTGCGTCAACGCCGACGACCACAAGGACAAGCACGGCGGCGGCCACGGCCACGGCAATGGCTACGGCGACTGA
- a CDS encoding D-2-hydroxyacid dehydrogenase family protein: protein MPLRCAVLDDFQQVATGLVDWSSIAEDIEVVSFGFHFADQDALAAALAEFDIVVTLRERVPFPASLFARLPRLRLLIASGMRNSVIDYGAAEAHGVTVCGTASSSTPPVELTWALLLGLARGLVEESAALRSNGPWQSTVGADLHGRRLGLLGLGKIGARVAQVGLAFGMHVSAWSQNLTEERAAEVGVEKAASNEDLLTTSDFVSVHLALGDRTRGLLGAPELALLKPTAYLVNTSRAAIVDQDALLAALHAGRIAGAAVDVFDTEPLPADHPMRTAPRLLATPHLGYVSQANYRTYYGQAVENIRAYLAGSPLRQLP, encoded by the coding sequence GTGCCGCTGCGCTGTGCCGTGCTCGACGACTTCCAGCAGGTCGCGACCGGGCTCGTGGACTGGTCGTCGATCGCCGAGGACATCGAGGTGGTCTCCTTCGGCTTTCATTTCGCCGACCAGGACGCCCTCGCCGCGGCGCTCGCCGAGTTCGACATCGTAGTCACCCTGCGCGAGCGAGTCCCCTTCCCCGCCTCCCTGTTCGCCCGCCTGCCCCGGCTGCGGCTGCTCATCGCCTCCGGCATGCGCAACAGCGTCATCGACTACGGCGCCGCCGAGGCACACGGCGTCACGGTCTGCGGTACGGCCAGCTCCTCGACCCCGCCGGTGGAACTGACCTGGGCGCTGCTGCTGGGCCTGGCCCGCGGCCTCGTCGAGGAGAGCGCCGCCCTGCGCTCCAACGGTCCCTGGCAGTCCACCGTCGGCGCCGATCTGCACGGCCGACGGCTGGGCCTGCTCGGCCTCGGCAAGATCGGCGCCCGGGTCGCCCAGGTCGGCCTCGCCTTCGGTATGCACGTCAGCGCGTGGAGCCAGAACCTCACCGAGGAACGCGCTGCGGAGGTGGGCGTCGAGAAGGCCGCGAGCAACGAGGACCTACTCACCACCAGCGACTTCGTCTCCGTCCATCTCGCCCTCGGTGACCGCACCCGCGGTCTGCTCGGCGCCCCCGAACTCGCCCTCCTCAAGCCCACCGCCTACCTGGTCAACACCTCCCGCGCGGCCATCGTCGACCAGGACGCCCTGCTCGCCGCCCTGCACGCGGGCCGGATCGCGGGCGCGGCCGTGGACGTGTTCGACACCGAGCCGCTCCCCGCCGACCACCCGATGCGCACCGCGCCCCGCCTCCTGGCCACCCCGCACCTCGGCTATGTCTCCCAGGCCAACTACCGCACCTACTACGGCCAGGCGGTCGAGAACATCAGGGCCTACCTCGCGGGCTCACCCCTGCGACAGCTCCCCTGA
- a CDS encoding dynamin family protein, protein MVTLDVRPQLIDALSALRDRVAAARFPLPLTGAPRARANRDELLAQLDDYLVPRLREPEAPLLAVVGGSTGAGKSTLVNSLVGRRVSEAGVLRPTTRTPVLVCHPEDHHWFSGMRVLPDLTRVWVPQHDPADDLLMPGEDPTRVLRVETAETLPRGLALLDAPDIDSLVADNRTLAAELICAADIWIMVTTAARYADAVPWHLLRTAKEYDVTLVTVLDRVPHQVVSEVSRQYGALLTKAGLGHVPRFTVPELPESAWGGGLLPATAVAPLRTWLVHQAQDPAARQHVMARTAYGVLDSLKARMPELASAAAAQYAAALRLTTAVDGAYDSEHTRVRGRLQSGAVLAGDALKRWRAFPLDCSAGELLEALTESLAALLLCAVTAADERVDEAWRREPAADAPTLQDRDRALESAEHRIGLAVRRWRRELEEFAEDEVRELERGAAPDPETVSALVATALLGGRRARSAGEGLAERLGAHGALRLRDRGGRLLADHLDRVMHTERERRLAPLDALDVHPEPQAELIAALSVLQKER, encoded by the coding sequence GTGGTGACCTTGGACGTACGGCCTCAGCTGATCGACGCCCTCTCCGCTCTGCGCGACCGTGTCGCAGCCGCACGCTTTCCGCTTCCCTTGACAGGGGCGCCACGCGCGCGTGCCAACCGCGACGAACTGCTCGCCCAGCTCGACGACTACTTGGTGCCCCGGTTGAGAGAACCTGAAGCGCCCTTGCTGGCCGTCGTGGGCGGTTCCACCGGCGCCGGCAAGTCGACGCTGGTCAACTCCCTGGTGGGCAGACGGGTCAGCGAGGCGGGCGTGCTGCGCCCCACGACACGCACACCGGTGCTCGTATGCCATCCGGAGGATCATCACTGGTTCAGCGGGATGCGCGTACTGCCCGACCTCACGCGGGTGTGGGTGCCCCAGCACGACCCCGCCGACGATCTGCTGATGCCCGGCGAGGACCCCACGCGCGTGCTGCGCGTCGAGACCGCCGAAACGCTCCCGCGCGGGCTCGCACTCCTCGACGCGCCCGACATCGACTCCCTGGTCGCCGACAACCGCACCCTCGCCGCCGAACTGATCTGCGCCGCCGACATCTGGATCATGGTCACCACGGCCGCCCGTTACGCCGACGCCGTCCCCTGGCACCTGCTGCGCACCGCCAAGGAGTACGACGTCACCCTCGTCACCGTCCTCGACCGCGTGCCCCACCAGGTCGTCTCCGAGGTCTCCCGGCAGTACGGCGCCCTGCTCACCAAGGCCGGACTCGGCCACGTCCCCCGCTTCACCGTCCCCGAGCTGCCCGAGTCGGCCTGGGGCGGCGGACTGCTGCCCGCCACCGCCGTGGCACCGCTGCGCACCTGGCTCGTCCACCAGGCCCAGGACCCGGCCGCCCGCCAGCACGTCATGGCCCGCACGGCCTACGGCGTCCTGGACTCCCTCAAGGCCCGGATGCCCGAGCTGGCCAGCGCCGCCGCCGCCCAGTACGCAGCGGCCCTGCGGCTGACGACGGCCGTGGACGGGGCGTACGACAGCGAGCACACGCGCGTGCGGGGCCGTCTCCAGTCCGGTGCCGTCCTCGCGGGCGACGCCCTCAAGCGCTGGCGCGCCTTCCCCCTCGACTGCTCGGCCGGAGAGCTCCTGGAGGCCCTCACGGAGAGCCTCGCCGCCCTCCTGCTGTGTGCCGTCACGGCCGCCGACGAGCGCGTGGACGAGGCCTGGCGCCGCGAACCGGCGGCGGACGCCCCCACCCTCCAGGACCGCGACCGCGCCCTGGAGTCCGCCGAGCACCGCATCGGTCTGGCCGTACGGCGCTGGCGGCGCGAGCTGGAGGAGTTCGCCGAGGACGAGGTGCGCGAGCTGGAGCGGGGCGCGGCGCCCGACCCCGAGACGGTCTCCGCCCTGGTCGCCACCGCGCTCCTGGGCGGCCGTAGAGCGCGCTCCGCGGGCGAGGGGCTCGCCGAGCGGCTCGGCGCCCATGGCGCGCTGCGGCTGCGCGACCGGGGCGGGCGGCTGCTCGCCGACCACCTGGACCGTGTCATGCACACCGAACGCGAACGCCGCCTCGCCCCCCTGGACGCGCTCGACGTCCACCCCGAGCCACAGGCCGAACTCATCGCCGCGCTGTCCGTACTTCAGAAGGAGAGGTGA
- a CDS encoding YfjP family GTPase has translation MTAVTDQDHDHGHTEPTEGEDGVPEEAEPEEGSDEEHARVEADEPAPPEGEEPAESGRPGWDDGLIARRVNETAVEEQQVPAVESRASTPRTAAPLAYDGALRSRLDALRELVGLSRTRLDSRTLAEAGRVLDEASTRRRLSGRHTVVAIAGATGSGKSQLFNALAGVTISETGVRRPTTAAPIACSWSDGAAGLIDRLGIPPRLRRRPAQHTDAEGQLSGLVLVDLPDHDSAAVQHREQVDRVLDLVDAVIWVVDPEKYADAVLHERYLRPMAGHAEIMFVVLNQIDRLPGEATEQVLDDLRRLLDEDGIALGEYDEPGATVLALSALTGDGVGELRETLGQFVTERGAAARRISADVDAAGWRLRPVYATSRGAGLSEEARDEFADRLADAVGATAAGEAAERAWLRNANRACGTPWLRLWRWYQDRLEPPTGRLPLRAQADEEATARQRVEQAVRTVAERASAGLPSPWAQAVREAAVRGSQGLPEALDDLAARAGLPPGRPPRPGWWPAAVLVQASMTLLQVVGGLWLVGQIVGVMSPNLGVPVLLMVAGIIGGPLVEWGCRMAARGPARRYGSDAERRLREAAAGCGRARVLDPVAAELLRYREVREQYGKVMGVGVG, from the coding sequence GTGACCGCCGTCACTGACCAGGACCACGACCACGGGCACACGGAACCCACCGAGGGCGAGGACGGGGTTCCGGAGGAGGCCGAGCCGGAGGAGGGATCCGACGAGGAGCACGCGCGCGTGGAGGCCGACGAGCCCGCGCCCCCGGAGGGCGAGGAACCCGCGGAGTCCGGGCGGCCGGGCTGGGACGACGGGCTGATCGCGCGGCGGGTGAACGAGACCGCCGTGGAAGAGCAGCAGGTTCCCGCCGTGGAGAGTCGGGCGTCCACCCCGCGTACGGCGGCGCCCCTGGCGTACGACGGCGCCCTGCGCTCGCGGCTCGACGCGCTGCGGGAACTGGTCGGGCTGTCCCGCACCCGTCTGGACAGCCGTACCCTCGCCGAGGCGGGACGGGTGCTCGACGAGGCCTCCACGCGGCGCAGACTCTCCGGCCGGCACACCGTGGTCGCCATCGCGGGCGCCACCGGCAGCGGCAAGTCGCAGCTGTTCAACGCGCTGGCCGGGGTGACGATCTCCGAGACGGGCGTCCGCCGCCCCACCACCGCCGCGCCCATCGCGTGCAGTTGGAGCGACGGCGCGGCCGGTCTCATCGACCGGCTCGGCATCCCGCCCCGGCTGCGCCGCCGCCCCGCCCAGCACACGGACGCCGAGGGACAGCTGAGCGGACTCGTCCTGGTCGACCTGCCCGACCACGACTCCGCGGCCGTGCAGCACCGCGAGCAGGTGGACCGGGTGCTGGACCTCGTCGACGCCGTCATCTGGGTCGTGGACCCCGAGAAGTACGCGGACGCCGTGCTCCACGAGCGCTATCTGCGGCCCATGGCGGGCCACGCCGAGATCATGTTCGTCGTCCTCAACCAGATCGACCGGCTCCCCGGAGAGGCCACCGAACAGGTTCTCGACGATCTGCGGCGACTGCTCGACGAGGACGGCATCGCGCTCGGCGAGTACGACGAACCGGGCGCGACCGTGCTCGCGCTGTCCGCGCTCACCGGCGACGGGGTCGGCGAACTGCGCGAGACACTCGGCCAGTTCGTGACGGAGCGCGGGGCCGCCGCGCGCCGGATCTCCGCCGACGTGGACGCCGCGGGATGGCGGTTGCGCCCCGTCTACGCCACCTCCCGTGGCGCCGGGCTGAGCGAGGAGGCCCGCGACGAGTTCGCCGACCGCCTCGCGGACGCCGTCGGCGCCACCGCGGCCGGGGAGGCCGCCGAGCGCGCCTGGCTGCGCAACGCCAACCGCGCCTGCGGCACACCCTGGCTACGGCTGTGGCGGTGGTACCAGGACCGGCTCGAACCCCCCACCGGACGGCTCCCGTTGCGAGCCCAGGCGGACGAGGAGGCCACCGCGCGCCAGCGCGTGGAGCAGGCGGTGCGCACGGTTGCCGAGCGGGCCTCCGCCGGGCTGCCGTCGCCCTGGGCGCAGGCGGTGCGCGAGGCCGCCGTGCGCGGCTCGCAGGGGTTGCCCGAGGCACTGGACGACCTGGCGGCGCGGGCGGGCCTGCCGCCGGGGCGGCCGCCGCGGCCGGGCTGGTGGCCGGCGGCCGTGCTGGTGCAGGCGTCAATGACGCTGCTCCAAGTGGTGGGCGGACTGTGGCTGGTGGGCCAGATCGTGGGCGTGATGTCACCCAACCTGGGCGTGCCGGTGCTGCTGATGGTGGCGGGCATCATCGGCGGGCCGCTGGTGGAGTGGGGCTGTCGGATGGCGGCGCGGGGACCGGCCCGTCGGTACGGCTCGGACGCGGAGAGACGGTTGCGGGAGGCGGCCGCCGGGTGCGGGCGGGCCCGGGTGCTGGATCCGGTGGCGGCGGAGCTGCTGCGGTACCGGGAGGTGCGGGAGCAGTACGGGAAGGTCATGGGAGTGGGCGTGGGGTGA
- a CDS encoding single-stranded DNA-binding protein yields the protein MNETIVSVVGNVATQPVYREVATGSSARFRLAVTARYLDREKNEWTDGHTNFFTVWANRQLATNAAASLTVGDPVLVQGRLKVRSEVREQQTWTSADIEAVAIGHDLARGTSVFRRPGRPEPVVSGPPQRPEPEWETPQAAQQTPEPAVVT from the coding sequence ATGAACGAGACGATCGTCTCCGTGGTGGGGAACGTGGCCACACAGCCGGTGTACCGCGAGGTCGCGACGGGATCGTCGGCGCGGTTCCGGCTGGCGGTGACCGCGCGCTATCTGGACCGTGAGAAGAACGAGTGGACGGACGGGCACACCAACTTCTTCACGGTGTGGGCCAATCGGCAGCTCGCCACCAACGCGGCGGCGTCGCTGACCGTCGGCGACCCCGTCCTGGTGCAGGGCAGGCTGAAGGTCCGCTCGGAGGTGCGCGAGCAGCAGACGTGGACCTCGGCCGACATCGAGGCGGTGGCGATCGGCCATGACCTGGCACGGGGTACGTCCGTCTTCCGCCGCCCGGGCAGGCCGGAACCGGTGGTCAGCGGCCCGCCCCAGCGCCCGGAACCGGAATGGGAGACGCCGCAGGCCGCCCAACAGACGCCGGAGCCAGCAGTGGTGACGTGA